The genome window ggtttttaaatcGCTTCGGCGTCGGCACCCGGGAGGACTAGGAACAAAGGGAACAGGAGGTTCTGGGAAATTGGGGGGAAAAGGGGGAAAATGGGGAATCATCAGGTACCGGTACGAAGATAAGGAAAGCGGGGGAGAGGCGAGAGAAGATTAGAGTCTTCTGTTCAAATGTTGTCGATGGTCTGATGCTTGGTAGCATGCAATTGGATCAACGACTCGAGGGGATTGAAGTGTTGTCGGGATGAGTTGGCAGGTGACGGGACGAGGTCTTGGAGTTGAAGACGTTTGAGCACATTCTCCGGGTTTTCACCATCGAACCACGGCCATTTTTCAGAGACGATGTCGGTGGGATCCTCGAAGGAAGTGCAGCGACCGAAGGTTTTTTTGCCTGGAAAATCATTCAGGTTATATTTAAGTAGGATATACCGCACTTACCATCTCTAGCAACACGTTCCAAATATGGAATGAAGTTCTCATTCCACAATCGAATGAACCATTCACGGGATCCATCGACAGTTAGAGGACAGTTCAAGCATGCTCTTGGACCAACTGTCACATCAACAGAATTcgttttctcaataaaattattgacGGCCTGAAGAGCTATTGGGAAGAAGTCAATGATTTTGAAGAGCTCTGATGGCATCTGTACAGTTAGACGATACTCATCCTCTACCGCCCGTCGTCGGAGGTAACGTAGGATGAATCCTTCGAGACGATTCGACATTActgacattttgaaattgtggtGAATTTGAAGCTCAGGGATTTGATATCGGTTGACTGTGCATACTACAAATGGACCTTCGTTGTTTTGAAGTGGGACATTTGCAAAAACGGATACAACAAATGCAATTCGATTCTTTGGGATATTATCTAGAATTACGATGCATGATTCTTTGCTTCTCAAGATCTTTTCCAGGCGTCGTTCCACTTGAAGCAATTCTTCTTTATTGTTTTCAGGAATGCTGATATTAACAATACTATCTTCGGATTGATTTGTTCGAATAGATACATAAGCAGCCAGGGTCTTCGCCAGTTTGCTCTTTCCAATTCCAGTTGCTCCAGCTAACACCAGACGTCTCTCTGTCAAAATTGACTTGACGAGTTGGAGAATCATTTGCTTTGGAAGAAGCATATCAAGGACCAGACTGTCTACGCGACTCTGTGCGGCACCGTGCATGAACATTCGGATTGTAGTTGAGGAAGTAAGAATGTCAGTTGGATGGCTGGTTATCATGGTTGTGGAGTCTCCAATGACGCGTCGAAGTTCACCAATTTGATAGCCAAGGATAGAATCACGAGCATCGATTCCAAGTTGATGCTCCACATCAATTCTGGATAGGTAGACTTCAAATAGTCCTAGAATAGAAACATCAATGTCTTTCCAGCATGACTGACTGGTTGGCATGGCAAGATATCCTACGATTATCTCTTTGTCCGGGTTAACGATCGAACTGATTTCTCCAGCGATGTCCACGTTTACAGTAACCTTGATTGAGTTGCAGCCAGAGGATCGTTTCGAAGATTGACTAGCTGATGTACTGCTACACGCTGCATCATAGACATGCTCATCGTCGTAGATAACTGGAATTGAGGCGCGGGAAGAAGCACGAGTGGCTGGACCGTTGGTGAGTTTGTCCACTTCTTTCTTTAATTGCTTGTTCTCGGTTTTCAACTTGTTCACTGTCTCCCTCAGAACATCAACTTCGCGGGCACGATCCAGATTGTCAAGGCGGACTTCGTAAAGTGCACTATCGCGTTCTTTGAGCTCTTGCTTCAACTCAATCACATCAATGTTGTCAAGAGTTCCTTGAGATCCGGAAATTGATGGCATATGTGCTTCGTCGTAGttcttgttcttcttcttgGTGAACTTGGAGAGTGAGGAGCGGATCTGAAATGTTGAACAATAGTTTGAGATGAATGATAGATTAGCTTTTTTCtatcttattttttcaaaagcaacTAGACAAAACACTTTCACAATACAGAATCTACGGACCGCACAATAACTATACCACTGTACCTGAGAATCTACGGAAAGCGCCTGAAACTTAGAAGGTTCTAGAGTGTAACTAATTTGGGAACTTACCCAGCTCTTCTTGTTCTTGCCAAACGAGCTCAAGCTGATCTTCTCCTGCTTGCTGCTTTTCGACGACGATGACATCGATGATCGATGGGATGCAACTGATTCCAGAGATGGTTGACGAAGAAGCTCACCAGCGCcttcctgaaaaatacttGGGctagtcttttttttaatgttttgaaatttaaacataCGTTAGCATGAGCTGAGTTGGATGCAAGATGATTGCTAATATCCCTCAAATGAGCAATGTCCTGCCTGAATCGTATTGCCTCTTCAGGCTTCAAGTTGGATCGATCAATGTGTTGAGTGAGTTTTCTAAGCTTTTGCTCAAAAAGATCAAACAATGCTCCATAGTTCTCCTGTTTCTTGGTTAGTGAGTCGACAGTGTTCTTGTAACACTCCAAGTCACGTGCCATGTCCCGAATAGCATGTTCGTACTTCTCATTGAGAGATCCATATGCTGTCGTGCTAGCCAGTGATAGTTGGGATCCCATCTCACTTTTGGCAGAATGTGCGGgggatttctgaaatttagaagattattttcaaatttttttgtaaagtttttggAGAATGAAGTCATTTGTATGGGTTTGTGAAAATTCTCAATGAAAATAAAGTTGTTTCCCTAGATTTCAACTTTGACCgcttatatctcagttctCGTCTATcctacacaaaaattttcaactgataaaatatttaactgccatttttttctgtcattttgtagttgaaaattagCTAATTTAgcgagaaaattaaaaaagggtataatttttagaaattttccaaaacttactTCATCGGATAGTCTGTGCAGTTGGAACGTCTCTCCATAGATACCAGTAGAGCTTCCACCTCGGGAACGCGCCGAGTAGGATCCTGAATTTACTTTTTAggtcaaaattgttttaaattattttccaatgaaTTCCCCATACACACCGAACAAAggaaaaattagagttttaaaaaaagcgaaCCCCAATTGTTATTGACGTGGACAGGCGAAGAAGCGAGAGAAAGTGGGATACGGGCGGTGGGGCCACGTGGCGAATGTGATCTTCGTGGGGCTGATGGAGAAGCTGTGATAATGCACGAGTCAGCCGGTGATTGGTGACGTCGAGGTGGTCGTGGTGAAAGGGATTCGAGAAGGATCATTGAACGAGACATACCCGAAGCGTTGAGGGCGGCTGCTAAAATGAGAAGCGTGCCTGGTTAGTTGTTAGAACATAAGGTTGAAGCATTGGAAATTAGAGATTTGCAAAGTTCTGTTGCTCAAACTCATAGCTGACCAACTCAATTGAATAAATCGAAAGAGCACAGTTGCAACACTCAAAAAGTTACCTGAAGAATCATATTTCGACATCGAGTTCGGCACCCGTCTCGGGCTCAAGAGAGCCGCCATTCTGTGCTCGGTGGATGTGAACTCTTGAAGGTGGCATTTACGATCAAGTGAATGAAATTGGCCTGGAAAAGAGGTAAGCGATAGAAAAGAATGGAACACAGAAAATAGGTGAATAGAAGTGGGAAAGTTTAGATTTTcctttgaaagaaaataattgaaatgcCTCACCTGAATAGCTTGGTTTTTGTGAAGAAGGTCGTCGACTAGTCTGTGAGTGCATAGACATTGTGTCCTTATCAGCTGACACTGATAAGTGTGGAGAATAGGATGAGTATCCCGGGGATCTTAGCGAATGTTGTCCGAAGGTTGAGGTGGCAGCGGCGCCACGTTGGCTCGTTCGGCACTGGGACAGAAGTTTGTACACATTCTCCTGTTCTGCTCGAGATCGAGAATCGACTGATGTGGAGGACCGACTGGGGACTCGGGGCTTTGAGGAAGAAGACGTGGGATGGCGAACAAAGTGGGAATAGTCGCTATGTTTGGAGGCGACTGTTGCCatgtctctgaaaaaattttggaattggagaaattattcaagaaatcaatttaaaatgttgctCCGATAACACTTGAATTTGGagtaaaactttatttttagatgTACCTAGATATCTCTATATTTTAAgagtgaaacattttttgataaaacttaaGACAAACGAGATACATATAAGACGTCAAGGAAgatcagttttttgaaaataaaattgttgcTTCACTCGATCAAAAAACGTTATATCTTtcatcaaaattatatttgcaaaagacaatttttgaaacatttatacAAACTTTCAGATTGGAATTTAATTAGATTGAGGCTAAAATTAAAACCtttatattttagaaaaaagaaattctgCTACTTCTGTAAGacctaaattcaaatttcctctATGTGGGGTCcaataaaacagaaaatgcGCGAGAAAACGATGAAATTGAAATCCGGAAATAGGACTTGAGACCAGTTCATAAATCTCCTTCTCCTCCTCCCCTCTTACACTCGATCACCAACAACACAAGTCAATTCAGagtgaaattgagaaattatgCGAAACGGAACACCAAGATGGATTGGTTTTGGGAGAAGGAGAGCTCCAGGAGCATAGAAGGTCCGCGCGGGAAAATGTGTTCCTTTTCTGAGACCACCCTTTGCTTGCCAATTACTCAAGATGGCGAAGGCAGCTGACCACCACCGACGACGACTTGTTATTATTATAAGAGGTATATGGGATGGAAGGGTGTAATGAAATAGTTTGTTGGTTGGCACCTTATGGATAAACAAACTCCGAATGGTCCCCGAGACAAGGACTAATGGAgtcaacaaatattttgcagGAAATGCTGGATGGTATGTTGAACTCGAAAATCagatatataaaaaatatcagaaaattatgaaactttcaaataattttgaaaaatcctttaaaaaacaatttccaattttagttttttcatgTCGTCGgtgattctttaaaaatttgtttaattattacaaaaaaaaccaaacaaattCCGATtgattttcacattaaaatttaaagattcaaattttaacatgatgtttttcagcgaattttagtctaatttcaaatgaaacgtTCTAGAGAACTTCAATGACTTTTATATAAACTTTAAAACGTATAAATTTTCTAGCAACTTCTAGTTCTCTTGGAGTTTTGGTAAAAGTTCCAGGGTGGTAGATCACatttacttcaaaaatgaaCTTACACTCCGGACAAATCGTCCGTGGATATGTCGTCGAGCTCGTTGTTATCGGATATTCCAGACGACAAGGAGGAACTGTCTTCGAAGctgaaacaattaaatttagaaatttgataATATGGAAAATAGCGCAAACATTATTATTCTAGACGCAGAAAATTTATTACTATCATGGAAATatacaactttaaaaatcctCTAAACGTATTCAAATCGGATGTGTCTTAAGAttaagaataagaagaagatggAGAAGAAGTACTTCTACCAATCCCCACCACTCAAACGAATCATTATAATCGGTTTAAGAGACGtttcgggggggggggggcgccGAGGAGCAGATGGAAGGCATCAAGGAGGATCGGACGGGATGAAACAAACGTTTTACTAGTCTTCAAGAAAGACATGCCGAGTGTTTCAATCTTGATTGCGGGCGCGCGTGCAATTGGTCATTAAGAAATTGCGACCGGGGGGACAGAGGCAAATGGAGGTGGTGCATAGGAGCCGAACGGGCGGCCAACAAAGGTACAATTATGACACACTTCATTTAATATTCACCCTAATAATTGTAGTTATGATCTAGACCGTTTGAAATTAATCTTAATAGTGCCCCAAAGCCGATGTGTCCAACACAAGCCTAATCCGAACCCTAAGCCTAACTCTAACCCTAACAAAAGCTTATACTCACAATCAACTCTTACACTGAAACTCACTTTCTAATAAGCCTCGACAGAAAGGACATTTCTAGAATCTAGAATACCTGGCAATTGCAACTAAAGCTTACGACTACTAGGAGAAGTAGACCACCTAGGGAGGGAGGAGGGCAACAATTTGccgcttttcaaaatttcaaaagaggAGCACCTAACAATGGGGCTCCGCAACCCGAGAGAGTGCATATTCTAGTAATAGTAGTGGAGGAgcaacaattttggaaaacgagTGGGGGCAAAGGAGGTGGgtctaaattaaaaacacattGTCTTGAAGTTTACGAGCAAAAAGATGTGGAAGAGGTGTCTTGAAGTATTGCAAGAGGAAGAAGGAAAGAAGAAACAATAAAAGTTCGAAACATGCAAATTCTCGGTTCAGGTCGTCGTTGCGTACTACTCGAGAGCGGGGGACGCGCAGGACACACAGTTTAGTTATTTATGAGGAAGAGGGAGAAAGATTATGCAAATGACAAAGAGAGGAGAATGGTGACCAGCCACCAGTGTCGGCAAGTTTCTTCTTGTCAAGTGGCTACTCGAACACATACTATCAATTGGTTTTTGCTTGTGTGTGTTCCAAATATGGAGGCACACTGGTTTGAGGTTGAGGAGGCGACTTCAAAGACTTATACCTTGgaaacaaatagaaaaatcaaaaaaagtcaactaggatttcaaataaaaaatttcaaacatttagatttttttataagtttttctaatttagaAGTTCGCTTTCCAGATAAATTGCATCAAAAATCTaggctttcaatttttgaattttctcgaagTGATCAACTCAAATTTGgctttaatattcaaaatttgaatttttaaattaaaaaaaaaccttttttctttcttaaaCTGTTTCTAGTAAAAAAgctccaaattatttttgcataatATTCCTTAGAAGTACATTTTTTATCAGCTCATCGGGAGCTTTGGCACCTATGGGCTCTGCTAGGCCCCGCCACAAAAACCTTCCGAGGAACTGTAATTtttgtggcgagacccacgGAACGTAGTCATGATGGGAGTCAAATGGAAGGCGCatggaattcaaatttggcagtttaatctttaaaaaaattggaatttcgaaaaatatgatttcggaaatttttgaaaaaaacgttctaAGGTTATAGTTGAGATAATTTGAGATCCGAATTGACACACATTTTTGGCTAGAGTTTGAAAAagtgggtcccgccacgaaaacctccctacaaaagtttttatgaaacaaattttgaaataaaaccaaGATATTGAACACAATGCTGAGCAACATGGTGCATACTAACAATAATTTGGCAAGCtaccaaaaaccaaaaattcttgACAAACACTTCACTATCACAAAACGAATTCAATTCCGCCAAAAAGATGGTAAGAGGAGAAAAAGAAACCCCGTTCGTTTGTTCTCGGCTTAATGAATTAATTATAGGAACACAAGGCAATCGGAAGGAAACCGGCGACGGAAGGGAAGGGAAGGAAGCAAGTCGCCAAAAATGGAAGCGGGAGGACAGCTGCATTAGAGAGAGAGGGGAGCTTGTGCGCCAAATCTAGGGTGAATTGAAAGAAGATTGAAACCCACAGGATCGGGGTGacatgaaaaagaaattgagaCGAAGAAGAATGATAGGTTCGCGTTATTTCATAACCTAAATTAAATGGACAGGACTTgaaaggaaattttgaatttaggcAGGGCTCAAGCGGAACCTTTTTGAGCTATAGTATGCAGACTCACAGAActacagaatttcaaaattcatgaaaCTTTCGTAATACCAACTATCTTGCCCATCTCCACTGAAACATCTCAAATTTCATAACTAGTTTCAAATTCAGAGGCATaacaaaaaagcaacaaaagcAAAGAAATGCTCTTCGAAGCGCGCAAAACCGCATCGGTTCCATTATGAGATGCACCGATAGATCTTCGttagaaagagagagagtaAATAAACATTTGGATATCCTCCTAGGAGACAACTTGCGCTAAACCAGATGTTGGTTctagtatttttgaaaaaatgcatttgGCGGCAACTTCTTCCCaaagtttggcccaaaaagTATTGGACCAAGCTTGGTACAGACTCTAGAAAGACTTGGGCCAGCAAGACTTGTTGAGCAAATTCTTGCcactgtttgaaaattacgCGTGACCCAAACAAAATTTGGCTCAAGTTTTACCAAACTGCCGCCAAATGCCAAGTAGACTGAGGTCACCGGAATATTCCTGTAATTTGCAATCTAAGCTCCAAACTATTTCACGCGGTTCCTCGATGCTCATTCATAAGTCATagctcctcctcctcctctcaTCTTTAGGAACCAAAATTGCACTTCGCGCATGAATAGATGTCTGTGTAACAGGGACTCCCAgcagagagagaaaaagaatgcaaaagaagaagatgctATCAAACGTCTTTCGGGGATTCCTCGATCACCAAGTGATGCTCATTAATTTTGAGCCTTCTGGATTAATTGCTCCATGGCTCCCTGACCACCGAAACGAGCAGCGAATGTGTTCATATGTGTGTCAAGGGACTACAACTACTACTACCAAAACTCACTTGTCAGGATAGCCGTTCTGTGCTCGACGAGTCATGTCATCGTATTCTTTCAGCTTCTCCCTCATTTTGGCGCACATCGCAACACCGGCGTCAGAGGTGTAGCCGCTggattctgaaatattttgagagtTATGAGGATTCAACTGtcgaaggttttttttcaaattctaacgccaatgtgctcaaaaattactgtcgaaattaaaaatctacaaGTGTTCATTCACCGAATTAGTGATTAACGTTCAAAATGTAGACAACAAGGAATAGGTAAGCATGTAGGCAAATGTAAGGTGTTGGTAGGTCCAATAAACAATAATTATTAGCTTTTGATTtattcagtgtttttttttaaatattatttactgTTTATTGGCTTGGTAAATATCAAGCCTATCTGCCTACATCATAC of Caenorhabditis elegans chromosome II contains these proteins:
- the unc-53 gene encoding Adapter protein unc-53 (Confirmed by transcript evidence) — encoded protein: MPPAVSKLPSPRVATSATASATNPNSNFPQMSTSRLQTPQSRISKIDSSKIGIKPKTSGLKPPSSSTTSSNNTNSFRPSSRSSGNNNVGSTISTSAKSLESSSTYSSISNLNRPTSQLQKPSRPQTQLVRVATTTKIGSSKLAAPKAVSTPKLASVKTIGAKQEPDNSGGGGGGMLKLKLFSSKNPSSSSNSPQPTRKAAAVPQQQTLSKIAAPVKSGLKPPTSKLGSATSMSKLCTPKVSYRKTDAPIISQQDSKRCSKSSEEESGYAGFNSTSPTSSSTEGSLSMHSTSSKSSTSDEKSPSSDDLTLNASIVTAIRQPIAATPVSPNIINKPVEEKPTLAVKGVKSTAKKDPPPAVPPRDTQPTIGVVSPIMAHKKLTNDPVISEKPEPEKLQSMSIDTTDVPPLPPLKSVVPLKMTSIRQPPTYDVLLKQGKITSPVKSFGYEQSSASEDSIVAHASAQVTPPTKTSGNHSLERRMGKNKTSESSGYTSDAGVAMCAKMREKLKEYDDMTRRAQNGYPDNFEDSSSLSSGISDNNELDDISTDDLSGVDMATVASKHSDYSHFVRHPTSSSSKPRVPSRSSTSVDSRSRAEQENVYKLLSQCRTSQRGAAATSTFGQHSLRSPGYSSYSPHLSVSADKDTMSMHSQTSRRPSSQKPSYSGQFHSLDRKCHLQEFTSTEHRMAALLSPRRVPNSMSKYDSSAAALNASGMSRSMILLESLSPRPPRRHQSPADSCIITASPSAPRRSHSPRGPTARIPLSLASSPVHVNNNWGSYSARSRGGSSTGIYGETFQLHRLSDEKSPAHSAKSEMGSQLSLASTTAYGSLNEKYEHAIRDMARDLECYKNTVDSLTKKQENYGALFDLFEQKLRKLTQHIDRSNLKPEEAIRFRQDIAHLRDISNHLASNSAHANEGAGELLRQPSLESVASHRSSMSSSSKSSKQEKISLSSFGKNKKSWIRSSLSKFTKKKNKNYDEAHMPSISGSQGTLDNIDVIELKQELKERDSALYEVRLDNLDRAREVDVLRETVNKLKTENKQLKKEVDKLTNGPATRASSRASIPVIYDDEHVYDAACSSTSASQSSKRSSGCNSIKVTVNVDIAGEISSIVNPDKEIIVGYLAMPTSQSCWKDIDVSILGLFEVYLSRIDVEHQLGIDARDSILGYQIGELRRVIGDSTTMITSHPTDILTSSTTIRMFMHGAAQSRVDSLVLDMLLPKQMILQLVKSILTERRLVLAGATGIGKSKLAKTLAAYVSIRTNQSEDSIVNISIPENNKEELLQVERRLEKILRSKESCIVILDNIPKNRIAFVVSVFANVPLQNNEGPFVVCTVNRYQIPELQIHHNFKMSVMSNRLEGFILRYLRRRAVEDEYRLTVQMPSELFKIIDFFPIALQAVNNFIEKTNSVDVTVGPRACLNCPLTVDGSREWFIRLWNENFIPYLERVARDGKKTFGRCTSFEDPTDIVSEKWPWFDGENPENVLKRLQLQDLVPSPANSSRQHFNPLESLIQLHATKHQTIDNI
- the unc-53 gene encoding Adapter protein unc-53 (Confirmed by transcript evidence), which gives rise to MTTSNVELIPIYTDWANRHLSKGSLSKSIRDISNDFRDYRLVSQLINVIVPINEFSPAFTKRLAKITSNLDGLETCLDYLKNLGLDCSKLTKTDIDSGNLGAVLQLLFLLSTYKQKLRQLKKDQKKLEQLPTSIMPPAVSKLPSPRVATSATASATNPNSNFPQMSTSRLQTPQSRISKIDSSKIGIKPKTSGLKPPSSSTTSSNNTNSFRPSSRSSGNNNVGSTISTSAKSLESSSTYSSISNLNRPTSQLQKPSRPQTQLVRVATTTKIGSSKLAAPKAVSTPKLASVKTIGAKQEPDNSGGGGGGMLKLKLFSSKNPSSSSNSPQPTRKAAAVPQQQTLSKIAAPVKSGLKPPTSKLGSATSMSKLCTPKVSYRKTDAPIISQQDSKRCSKSSEEESGYAGFNSTSPTSSSTEGSLSMHSTSSKSSTSDEKSPSSDDLTLNASIVTAIRQPIAATPVSPNIINKPVEEKPTLAVKGVKSTAKKDPPPAVPPRDTQPTIGVVSPIMAHKKLTNDPVISEKPEPEKLQSMSIDTTDVPPLPPLKSVVPLKMTSIRQPPTYDVLLKQGKITSPVKSFGYEQSSASEDSIVAHASAQVTPPTKTSGNHSLERRMGKNKTSESSGYTSDAGVAMCAKMREKLKEYDDMTRRAQNGYPDNFEDSSSLSSGISDNNELDDISTDDLSGVDMATVASKHSDYSHFVRHPTSSSSKPRVPSRSSTSVDSRSRAEQENVYKLLSQCRTSQRGAAATSTFGQHSLRSPGYSSYSPHLSVSADKDTMSMHSQTSRRPSSQKPSYSGQFHSLDRKCHLQEFTSTEHRMAALLSPRRVPNSMSKYDSSAAALNASGMSRSMILLESLSPRPPRRHQSPADSCIITASPSAPRRSHSPRGPTARIPLSLASSPVHVNNNWGSYSARSRGGSSTGIYGETFQLHRLSDEKSPAHSAKSEMGSQLSLASTTAYGSLNEKYEHAIRDMARDLECYKNTVDSLTKKQENYGALFDLFEQKLRKLTQHIDRSNLKPEEAIRFRQDIAHLRDISNHLASNSAHANEGAGELLRQPSLESVASHRSSMSSSSKSSKQEKISLSSFGKNKKSWIRSSLSKFTKKKNKNYDEAHMPSISGSQGTLDNIDVIELKQELKERDSALYEVRLDNLDRAREVDVLRETVNKLKTENKQLKKEVDKLTNGPATRASSRASIPVIYDDEHVYDAACSSTSASQSSKRSSGCNSIKVTVNVDIAGEISSIVNPDKEIIVGYLAMPTSQSCWKDIDVSILGLFEVYLSRIDVEHQLGIDARDSILGYQIGELRRVIGDSTTMITSHPTDILTSSTTIRMFMHGAAQSRVDSLVLDMLLPKQMILQLVKSILTERRLVLAGATGIGKSKLAKTLAAYVSIRTNQSEDSIVNISIPENNKEELLQVERRLEKILRSKESCIVILDNIPKNRIAFVVSVFANVPLQNNEGPFVVCTVNRYQIPELQIHHNFKMSVMSNRLEGFILRYLRRRAVEDEYRLTVQMPSELFKIIDFFPIALQAVNNFIEKTNSVDVTVGPRACLNCPLTVDGSREWFIRLWNENFIPYLERVARDGKKTFGRCTSFEDPTDIVSEKWPWFDGENPENVLKRLQLQDLVPSPANSSRQHFNPLESLIQLHATKHQTIDNI
- the unc-53 gene encoding Calponin-homology (CH) domain-containing protein (Confirmed by transcript evidence): MTTSNVELIPIYTDWANRHLSKGSLSKSIRDISNDFRDYRLVSQLINVIVPINEFSPAFTKRLAKITSNLDGLETCLDYLKNLGLDCSKLTKTDIDSGNLGAVLQLLFLLSTYKQKLRQLKKDQKKLEQLPTSIMPPAVSKLPSPRVATSATASATNPNSNFPQMSTSRLQTPQSRISKIDSSKIGIKPKTSGLKPPSSSTTSSNNTNSFRPSSRSSGNNNVGSTISTSAKSLESSSTYSSISNLNRPTSQLQKPSRPQTQLVRVATTTKIGSSKLAAPKAVSTPKLASVKTIGAKQEPDNSGGGGGGMLKLKLFSSKNPSSSSNSPQPTRKAAAVPQQQTLSKIAAPVKSGLKPPTSKLGSATSMSKLCTPKVSYRKTDAPIISQQDSKRCSKSSEEESGYAGFNSTSPTSSSTEGSLSMHSTSSKSSTSDEKSPSSDDLTLNASIVTAIRQPIAATPVSPNIINKPVEEKPTLAVKGVKSTAKKDPPPAVPPRDTQPTIGVVSPIMAHKKLTNDPVISEKPEPEKLQSMSIDTTDVPPLPPLKSVVPLKMTSIRQPPTYDVLLKQGKITSPVKSFGYEQSSASEDSIVAHASAQVTPPTKTSGNHSLERRMGKNKTSESSGYTSDAGVAMCAKMREKLKEYDDMTRRAQNGYPDNFEDSSSLSSGISDNNELDDISTDDLSGVDMATVASKHSDYSHFVRHPTSSSSKPRVPSRSSTSVDSRSRAEQENVYKLLSQCRTSQRGAAATSTFGQHSLRSPGYSSYSPHLSVSADKDTMSMHSQTSRRPSSQKPSYSAAALNASGMSRSMILLESLSPRPPRRHQSPADSCIITASPSAPRRSHSPRGPTARIPLSLASSPVHVNNNWGSYSARSRGGSSTGIYGETFQLHRLSDEKSPAHSAKSEMGSQLSLASTTAYGSLNEKYEHAIRDMARDLECYKNTVDSLTKKQENYGALFDLFEQKLRKLTQHIDRSNLKPEEAIRFRQDIAHLRDISNHLASNSAHANEGAGELLRQPSLESVASHRSSMSSSSKSSKQEKISLSSFGKNKKSWIRSSLSKFTKKKNKNYDEAHMPSISGSQGTLDNIDVIELKQELKERDSALYEVRLDNLDRAREVDVLRETVNKLKTENKQLKKEVDKLTNGPATRASSRASIPVIYDDEHVYDAACSSTSASQSSKRSSGCNSIKVTVNVDIAGEISSIVNPDKEIIVGYLAMPTSQSCWKDIDVSILGLFEVYLSRIDVEHQLGIDARDSILGYQIGELRRVIGDSTTMITSHPTDILTSSTTIRMFMHGAAQSRVDSLVLDMLLPKQMILQLVKSILTERRLVLAGATGIGKSKLAKTLAAYVSIRTNQSEDSIVNISIPENNKEELLQVERRLEKILRSKESCIVILDNIPKNRIAFVVSVFANVPLQNNEGPFVVCTVNRYQIPELQIHHNFKMSVMSNRLEGFILRYLRRRAVEDEYRLTVQMPSELFKIIDFFPIALQAVNNFIEKTNSVDVTVGPRACLNCPLTVDGSREWFIRLWNENFIPYLERVARDGKKTFGRCTSFEDPTDIVSEKWPWFDGENPENVLKRLQLQDLVPSPANSSRQHFNPLESLIQLHATKHQTIDNI
- the unc-53 gene encoding Adapter protein unc-53 (Confirmed by transcript evidence), yielding MLKLKLFSSKNPSSSSNSPQPTRKAAAVPQQQTLSKIAAPVKSGLKPPTSKLGSATSMSKLCTPKVSYRKTDAPIISQQDSKRCSKSSEEESGYAGFNSTSPTSSSTEGSLSMHSTSSKSSTSDEKSPSSDDLTLNASIVTAIRQPIAATPVSPNIINKPVEEKPTLAVKGVKSTAKKDPPPAVPPRDTQPTIGVVSPIMAHKKLTNDPVISEKPEPEKLQSMSIDTTDVPPLPPLKSVVPLKMTSIRQPPTYDVLLKQGKITSPVKSFGYEQSSASEDSIVAHASAQVTPPTKTSGNHSLERRMGKNKTSESSGYTSDAGVAMCAKMREKLKEYDDMTRRAQNGYPDNFEDSSSLSSGISDNNELDDISTDDLSGVDMATVASKHSDYSHFVRHPTSSSSKPRVPSRSSTSVDSRSRAEQENVYKLLSQCRTSQRGAAATSTFGQHSLRSPGYSSYSPHLSVSADKDTMSMHSQTSRRPSSQKPSYSGQFHSLDRKCHLQEFTSTEHRMAALLSPRRVPNSMSKYDSSAAALNASGMSRSMILLESLSPRPPRRHQSPADSCIITASPSAPRRSHSPRGPTARIPLSLASSPVHVNNNWGSYSARSRGGSSTGIYGETFQLHRLSDEKSPAHSAKSEMGSQLSLASTTAYGSLNEKYEHAIRDMARDLECYKNTVDSLTKKQENYGALFDLFEQKLRKLTQHIDRSNLKPEEAIRFRQDIAHLRDISNHLASNSAHANEGAGELLRQPSLESVASHRSSMSSSSKSSKQEKISLSSFGKNKKSWIRSSLSKFTKKKNKNYDEAHMPSISGSQGTLDNIDVIELKQELKERDSALYEVRLDNLDRAREVDVLRETVNKLKTENKQLKKEVDKLTNGPATRASSRASIPVIYDDEHVYDAACSSTSASQSSKRSSGCNSIKVTVNVDIAGEISSIVNPDKEIIVGYLAMPTSQSCWKDIDVSILGLFEVYLSRIDVEHQLGIDARDSILGYQIGELRRVIGDSTTMITSHPTDILTSSTTIRMFMHGAAQSRVDSLVLDMLLPKQMILQLVKSILTERRLVLAGATGIGKSKLAKTLAAYVSIRTNQSEDSIVNISIPENNKEELLQVERRLEKILRSKESCIVILDNIPKNRIAFVVSVFANVPLQNNEGPFVVCTVNRYQIPELQIHHNFKMSVMSNRLEGFILRYLRRRAVEDEYRLTVQMPSELFKIIDFFPIALQAVNNFIEKTNSVDVTVGPRACLNCPLTVDGSREWFIRLWNENFIPYLERVARDGKKTFGRCTSFEDPTDIVSEKWPWFDGENPENVLKRLQLQDLVPSPANSSRQHFNPLESLIQLHATKHQTIDNI